ttattaatacatatatCACAAACCTTGAGGTTTTGAaggtaattttttattaataaaatttaatgattCAATTAATGCTTTACTAAGAGATCCTGTAGCAAAATaagtattaataaaatgcattctaatttcattttcatttatatactGATCTTCAACACCTTCCCTTTTAGCTACAATGAATTTACCTAATTGTTTTATATAAACTAATAAAATACCATCATGACATTCTTTATTACCTATTCCCCATTTTCTTAGTAAATTCTGAGAAAACTTTTGAGCAGATTTTTCATATGAactatttttatctataagTATTTGAGGTACTAATGCTACAGAGACctaaagatgaaaaaagaaaaagaaaaaggaaatttattactaatataatatatatatgcatgtTTGTATTacttgataataataaattccATTATTTGAACATTTATGAAAATTTGTATCCCTTATTTTAAGTAAAGTTGCTTCAACATTTAATTGTTCatctatatttaaaaaacgAGAAGGATCACACAACCATGAATGACTTATTCTAATAAGTATaattaaaagtataaaaaaaatttatattcgttttattatgtttatcataagatattatttaaaaggtACCCTAAAGATAAAACACATTCTTCAGGCTGAACGAAAGGATTAGGAAATGATATTTCATCATACGTGTTGTCTATATTAGAGtaactatttttaaaaaaaaagacatatatattattaatataatatattaatatagataattatattttaatttcattttaacTCATCATTTTCTTCAAGATCTTTCATTAATGGATATAAAGCTTTTGAACCTGCAATcctaataatacaaaataattatttatttttgtttatatttttatgtaaaaaaataaaaaaaaaaaaaaaaggtttattttttctatatattttttacatttgaTCTTTTGTGCTTTTAATgtcattaaaataaaatttattcattgaATCGGATTTATCACATAAtccaaatttaaaaaaaaaaaaaaaaaaaaggtacaTTATTGTAAACAACAATTTCATTTTGTCTTTTTAGAATATGTTTtaagaaatttaaaattatataaaatatattttctattaaatatTCCTATTTTAAgcaaatttaataaaaatatatttatagagaaacatttataaaaaaaaaaaaaaaacaatgtgcatatatatagtgtttaaaaattaagattAATATCTTGAAACATAATTTggataataattaaaaaaaagaaaaaaaaaattaacataaaataataatttaaatttaatatatatggaaaaaccagaaaaaaagaagaaaagcaaagaaaaataaaatactcttttataataaattcaaTTGAAAAAAGTAGATTATACATGTATATGTTTTGactataaatttaaaaaaataaaattattctaaTTAGTTTAACATAGAACTTGCATCGAAGTTATAATTTTGGCTCTATAACaagtgttttaaaaaaattaaaaaaaaagaaaaagaaacatAAATTATAGAAAGAAATGTAAGTacacgaaaaaaaaaaaaaaaaatttcatatatgtataacaaaaatattaatagaataaatatttataataataaataaaactttttgaatatgtattaataactaaatgtaattttattaacaaataaaattacttataataaaaaaataaaacctaaaaaaaaaaaaaataaggcaTACAAtcataaattcttttttttttccaagtatataaaaaatctaattaatttttattctctttttcttcatttgaaTCCATTATGAGAAAGCTTAATTTTctttgtttatatatattatttattaaacattatgttttttttaagtattataaataggaaattctttttcttatCACTCATACAACTGTATATTATGCTTGATGAATATTGTTTTGTTCTTGAtttcaataaataattagaaattgtatttttattttattattttttttctatatctactgataatatgaaaatatataaatatttatgtaaaaataagaaaacgataaaaatatatttttttgtatattttaataataagaTCTCCTTTTTCtataagaataattttttctattattttgatATCTACGAAAGGGTTGATCATATGATAAGTCTATATGCTCAGGTATTTTTTGAGCAATGAATAAATCAAGCATTTCCCTATGTTCACTTTTGGacatattattaaaattttgaagAAATAATTGTGCCaagttttcatttaaatcaaaatatGATGAAGTTTTATCTTTATTGTCTATTTTTACTTGGAGAACtttattatatgtattaaCATTTAATTCACttgaaattttattaatccAGTAAATAATATCATCTTCATTTCTCCATTTTCTACTTTTGTTAATAAAACACAAAGTAACAATTTCATATAATCCGCTAATTAAAGATCTCCTTTTTATATGATCTTTTTTCGTAATAACAGATAAGCATCTGGATATCAATTCTATTTGGTCAATTTTCATTGAGCTATATTTATCAATTAAATCTTGAGCagttttatgaaaaaaaggtAAGACGTTTTTATTCACACTATCAATTCTTTTAGATGCTAGATTAGAGGCACATGAGAAAACATCTTCGTTATTTGGTAATGTTTCTATGTTAAATTTGATACCACaacttttttctatttttatcaaatcATGTCTATCTTCGTCTGAGAATAAAACCAAAGAtgttccttttttattagcTCTCCCAGTTCTTCCAGCTCTATGGATATATATAGATGAATAATTGGGAGGAAAAcattgtataactaaatCAACATTACTTATATCTAGTCCTCTTGCAGCTATATCAGTTGCAATTAAAATTTGAAACATTCCTTGTCTAAACCTTTGCATTGTATACTCCCTAGTGGATTGAGCAATATTTCCATGAAGAACTGAAAAAGTTAATGATTTAAAAGATCCTTCTGAACACAGAATATCTGCTTCTAATTTAGTTCTTGTAAAGATAATAACTTGTCCACCATTCGATTTAACTAAAATAATATCTTCTAATAGTAAAGCTTTTTCCTTTATATCATATGGTGTTTTAATTGCTAtatgatttatattttttgatgtTTTATTAGATGAATCAACTACATCAATGCAAAACGGATCTTTCAAGTATTTTGAAGAAATATCTTTTATCCATGATGGAGTAGTTGccgaaaataataatacctGAGCctgttttaaatttatatgacTTAATATTCTTTCAATGTCATGAGTAAAACCTAAATTCAACATTTCATCTGCTTCATCTAAGACAAGAAATTTTATGTTTTGtaaagataaattttttttttctatatgaTCAATTATACGACCAGGTGTTCCGGTTAGAATAtcaattcctttttttaatcttttttctTGATAGATATAATTTTCACCACCATATATAGATAttacattaaaattataaaattgacttatttctttaaaagtATTTTCTACTTGTTTAGATAATTCTCTAGTAGGTTCTAATACTAATACAACGGGGTTTTTATTATCCATTTCATATGTATCATCTACTtcattcattttctttttttcattttttattttatgcaATTTTTCTACTAATGGCAAAGCAAAAGCTAATGTTTTTCCTGAGCCAGTTTCTGATCTTCCTATAATATCTTTACCATTATATATTGGATTAAAACTTTCAGATTGAATTTTtgtcatatattttattcctttgttttctaaataatttacaatatttttatttatttcatcaaAGTAAGCAAACTCTTTTTTTGCATTTGTactttccattttttttttttctttcccACTTACTGTTTTTTCTTCACTATCTACTATATCATAATCATTTATATCGTCTATACCATTTactgaattatttttaatttcgtCTTGTGTTTTATCTACTTTTCCatgattatttattttattattcacttgatgattcaaaaaaatggaacaattattttgttttttatttattttttttaaaagaaattttttctttaaaaaactTACATTATTTCGATATATAAAGagattattattaatagacTTGAAAGTTACTATTTTATTTGTCTTATAAATACAAACATTTAAGTACAACAACAGCAATGATAATGtaatatgaatttttaatttattaccAACATGATTCaataaattacaaaataaagatatcatacttactttttcttttttttttttttttctttgttcaGCCTTCTTTTttgaacaaaaaaagaaaaaaaattaatgagaAAATTCtttgttatttgttttattttgttttcaaaaataaaaaataatcttgcatattatttaaagtcattttaaaataaatatctgTTTAAAAATCACACAGTAATTATTGAAtaatgttttatttataagaATACATAATGAAGAGAGTACATAAGTATTAGTAatttctattatatataattttaaaaataaatgtattattataaataataaaaaaaaaaaaaaaattaatattaaagataaaatagGAGTatgtaatattaaaattaaggtgatataataaaaacttactacttaaaaataattctttaatgtatataaatataaaaaaataaaattgaattaTAAATTAGTAGAATTAAGAGAATTATATTTctgaataataaatattattcacTATTATAAATGgatcttttattatatatatatttttaaataatacaatTTTCGATTTAAGTATAATTCAgtattttgtaaatattttattaatcttTTATAGTACATACCTTTTACgcttatatatttctttctttttgtaaaatagtataaaaaaaaaaaaaaaggaaagaaaATACAACTATTTTAGTAATgcaaatacatatttttttaaatatcacTTTATAcgttttaatatatttatatattaggTCATTTTGCTCTTTGAATTACTTAAGATATTaagtgaaataaaaatatacttgctataaatataaatgttaatacaaaattttcttttcttttcatatTGTTTCTACATGTTTAATAATTTCTTATTTGcttttctaaaaataatatttcttttataagtGTATAGAccaaaaaaaacaaaaaaaaaaataaaaaataacacttttatatatgtatgtattTTGTAAAATGATTAAACATTAAGTGCAAATGTTCAAAATAGTATAAGTAttagtaatatatatttttttatcttttaataataaaaattacgaaatatagtaaataatatatttttataaattgaaAGCattgtaaattttataaaataattcaataacttcaaaaaaaaaataggtaATGTTAAAAATTCTAAAGTTCAATTATATCTTTTACACAAATAtgtttcatttatattttgttaatttaagtatataataatattacttatatatatttaagaaaaaaaaagaaaaaaaaaaagtattatctTTAAAGAATTCTTAAGaataaaacatttataaaattttttttttgttctattattataaacgttgcaaatttttattttaaatttattaaggTAGCTAAAGATGcacatagaaaaaaaaaaaaaaaaaatcataataCGTCTATAACTTAAATTATtacatataatattaataagataaaaaaaatattaaattttaataattgtcttttattataaaaaaaaaaaaaaaacgttTCTACATTCAATTGAAATTTATTTCTACAACAtatctgaaaaaaaaaagaaaaagacaGCATTTtgcataatttttatgtaatatagaattaaaaattttgtcattcttcaatattttatgtattttgcttaattttaactttattttaaatttcaattttttttaaaatggatgaaaaaaaaaaaaatttttataattatgttGATAAtatgcataaaaaaaatgaagaaatacaCAAGGAAATgcaaattaaagaaaaattaaaaaatgaagagcaaaaaaaaattcaagaatcagaagaaattataaaaaaaaatgatatttatatttcaaatattgataatataaataaaaataaagaattaagttatgaaaatttaaaaagagaaatatCTATACAAAAaagcaaattaaaaaatttaaaatctTTGTTAAATGAATTTCCTGATGCTATTGATAAGGAAGATGAGAAATATGATGAGTTTAagtatttgaaaaaaaaaaaattttaattatataatgaaaagtacaaagatttaaaaatgtgtatataatattaacaaTAATACTTGTgcaatatacatatatataatagtaatgaaaatatcaataaaaatataaaaaaattatttttcatttttattttataaagaaaaaaatcatatagagaaataaatgaattaatgAATACATTAGAATCATCGAATGGTTCTAGAAACACTGATGAAATAtgggaaaaaataaaagaaagcCATAAATGTAccgaaaaattaaataatgctATTCAGGAAACATATAGTGAATTAGCTATGCTAAATgagaaatataataattcaaaagaTGAATTTCgagtaatatatttaatctattctaaatattattttcctttccatttataataaatttaaacgtgatatatttttttattattatataattttcctcatataattcttttatattttaaacttcttataaaaaaaaatatatatatatatatatttttatataggaTCTTGTTGAATTAGAGaagaataagaaaaaaaagttaaaaaaaatatcagtAACACTACAGgtatattacatatatatgctTATTTATGTTATTGATTTTCTTtactttctttatttttatttttcaaatgtAACAGTTCAttcaaaatttaaaacaAGGAGTAAAcgaaaaaacaaataatgaaagcgatttaaagaaaaaattagaagaaataaatgatttatataaataaataaggtTTTAAAAGTCTTACATTTGTATGACtttgtataaatttttttctttcttttatttttattattattatttctttttttttttttttttttctacatagctttttttaattcttttttataattttttcttaaagaTCTTTTTCTACTAAAAAGTTCTTCAAATTtcacattatttttatgaaattcatatatttttttcgttATTAAATCATTCAAAttgttaaatatataaatatctcCTGTACTTGGTCCTCTACTTATTCTTCCATTcctatgaaaaaaaaaaatgcgaTGATAATGTCgtctaaaaaatatatataattatacaatatataaataaaatatatatacagtatgtttaagtttttttaattatttcttaaaaaatttgatattttaatatatttataaaataacttttttttttttttatatttttttaagtatattagcaacttttttcttaattttttctattttttcattttttctttattctttATTCCTTATTCTttattcttcatttttttttttcttttttttttcttaaaattaacAATTTATAATGATTTTAGATAATTgcattttcaatttttttttataattatattaatactaTATCTTATTATTcctaatataattataataaatattacaaTAGCATATagtttcctttttattattaatattataactattataatgaattaatttattatcattataaattattatataatttacttTTGATAAtgcattatatataattatattatttttcaactttcataattttatattttctttttttttatttgtgaATTTCTCATTACCTATGAGTATAAACTATGATATTTGTTGGTGTatcaaaatgaaaaaggTGTGTGATGTTTTTCACATCAACACCTCTATATATTATATCAGTAGTTACTAAAATAGATTTTTCTGAATTCTTAAAATGttctaaaattattaatagatctgttttttttaatgaagaattaaaaatgaaaatgttaTCGAAAACGGATTTCAATAAACTAAATGCTTGGTTGCAACTTTTAATAGTATTGCAAAAAATAAGAacttttttatgattttctTTTAGAAGGATATCTTTAATTGCTTCAAATTTTGcataaatattatgaatacttaaattaataaaatgataATTAATCAATGGATGAATATTATgcatatattttgtttttatcattactgaattttttatatatttcattatgtTGTTATATGTAGATTTCTTTCCTTTATTACTTAAGGTAGATGATGTTATTATTGATAcaaaattatcatttattctttttatttcattaaaaataaaattcatatatttcaaGTAAGGTTTTTCAAATATTGCATCTACTTCatctattataaaaaaatttaaattttttaaaaaatacaaagtttctttattttctttcatataatgataaaattttataggAGATGATATGATTATAAGATTCTTATTTGAACTTATcttatcttcattttttaagttaATTGTTTTAACCTTTACATttctaaaaaagaaaaagatatatatatatgctctaatataatatattttttttttatttggaacaataataatatatatatgtacacATATGCATAATGtatgtttatattatatttgcAAATAATTTGTTTCTTTTAGAGTACtacttatatttaattacttaaatacaaaaatattataattttatataaaatggatatttacaatttataactaataaaaaatctaataatttatttaaaaaaataaaataagaataaaatatatttttttatcatatatataacatttcAAAGTTACTTTGAAAGGAGTTTTATGATATCATAACATTGGTTAcacaataaattattatattgaaaaattatagtacatatatttttttttttttcctttaataaatgatttaaaatgAGAATTATATAAGACATTGTTTTTCCTATACCATTTTCTGCAcctataataatatttttcaatttttcataatttttattataataatctaATAAATCTGATTGAATTGTTGAAGCtacattaatattattttttcttaactCTTCTACTAAGGTTTTGTGAATATTCAAATCAGAAAAtgttttattacttttaaaaaaataaccaTCTTTGTTATTTAC
The genomic region above belongs to Plasmodium relictum strain SGS1 genome assembly, chromosome: 10 and contains:
- a CDS encoding ATP-dependent helicase, putative is translated as MFFIYLLIISFFFFFLLINSFNITNINSKSDKFLKLKYKYVKCRQKYIIKNLQSHFDYTIENFPCMTEIVNNKDGYFFKSNKTFSDLNIHKTLVEELRKNNINVASTIQSDLLDYYNKNYEKLKNIIIGAENGIGKTMSYIILILNHLLKEKKKNICTIIFQYNNLLCNQCYDIIKLLSKNVKVKTINLKNEDKISSNKNLIIISSPIKFYHYMKENKETLYFLKNLNFFIIDEVDAIFEKPYLKYMNFIFNEIKRINDNFVSIITSSTLSNKGKKSTYNNIMKYIKNSVMIKTKYMHNIHPLINYHFINLSIHNIYAKFEAIKDILLKENHKKVLIFCNTIKSCNQAFSLLKSVFDNIFIFNSSLKKTDLLIILEHFKNSEKSILVTTDIIYRGVDVKNITHLFHFDTPTNIIVYTHRNGRISRGPSTGDIYIFNNLNDLITKKIYEFHKNNVKFEELFSRKRSLRKNYKKELKKAM
- a CDS encoding ATP-dependent helicase, putative, which codes for MISLFCNLLNHVGNKLKIHITLSLLLLYLNVCIYKTNKIVTFKSINNNLFIYRNNVSFLKKKFLLKKINKKQNNCSIFLNHQVNNKINNHGKVDKTQDEIKNNSVNGIDDINDYDIVDSEEKTVSGKEKKKMESTNAKKEFAYFDEINKNIVNYLENKGIKYMTKIQSESFNPIYNGKDIIGRSETGSGKTLAFALPLVEKLHKIKNEKKKMNEVDDTYEMDNKNPVVLVLEPTRELSKQVENTFKEISQFYNFNVISIYGGENYIYQEKRLKKGIDILTGTPGRIIDHIEKKNLSLQNIKFLVLDEADEMLNLGFTHDIERILSHINLKQAQVLLFSATTPSWIKDISSKYLKDPFCIDVVDSSNKTSKNINHIAIKTPYDIKEKALLLEDIILVKSNGGQVIIFTRTKLEADILCSEGSFKSLTFSVLHGNIAQSTREYTMQRFRQGMFQILIATDIAARGLDISNVDLVIQCFPPNYSSIYIHRAGRTGRANKKGTSLVLFSDEDRHDLIKIEKSCGIKFNIETLPNNEDVFSCASNLASKRIDSVNKNVLPFFHKTAQDLIDKYSSMKIDQIELISRCLSVITKKDHIKRRSLISGLYEIVTLCFINKSRKWRNEDDIIYWINKISSELNVNTYNKVLQVKIDNKDKTSSYFDLNENLAQLFLQNFNNMSKSEHREMLDLFIAQKIPEHIDLSYDQPFRRYQNNRKNYSYRKRRSYY